A single genomic interval of Streptomyces graminofaciens harbors:
- a CDS encoding VOC family protein: protein MIADLQCVVLDCADPRQLAEFYRSLLGGTVDRPDRRWALGDGWATLHSPSGLVLAFQRVADYRPPQWPDPARPQQFHLDFGVEDLDRAQEAVLDAGATLLDGGSDGRSWRIYADPAGHPFCLVRH, encoded by the coding sequence ATGATCGCTGATCTGCAGTGTGTGGTGTTGGACTGTGCTGATCCGAGGCAGCTGGCCGAGTTCTACCGGTCGTTGCTCGGTGGCACCGTCGACCGGCCGGACCGGCGTTGGGCGCTCGGTGACGGTTGGGCGACGTTGCACTCGCCGTCCGGTCTTGTGCTCGCCTTCCAACGGGTGGCGGACTATCGCCCGCCGCAGTGGCCGGACCCCGCCCGGCCCCAGCAGTTCCATCTGGACTTCGGGGTCGAGGACCTGGACCGGGCGCAGGAGGCCGTGCTGGATGCCGGTGCGACACTGCTCGACGGCGGCTCCGACGGGCGGAGTTGGCGGATCTACGCGGACCCGGCGGGGCATCCTTTCTGCCTGGTCCGTCACTGA